A stretch of DNA from Methanogenium sp. S4BF:
CAACAACTTCGCGGCAGGCATCTGGATTGCCTCGATGAACCTCTTTGAGAAGGGGGAGGAGGTTACCATCGCGGGCCACTGGGGCATTGTGCAGGAGATAGGCATCATGGCGACCCAGATTACCGCTGCCGGGTCAAATATCATCACCATACCGAACGGCAAGGCCTGGAACGACTCAATCATCAACTATACGAGAAACCCGGAGCGCCGTATCGACCAGTCATTCGGGGTGAGCTATGAGTCCGATATGACCGAGGTGGTGCAGATCGCGCTTGCCATCGCACGGGATCACCCAAAGGTGCTGGATACCCCTGAACCCAAGGTCATCTTCTCTGAGATGGCGGACTCATCCGTAAAGTTCACGCTCCGCTGCTGGACACAGACACCTGACTACTACAGCACACGGGCAGACATCCTGCGCTCGCTGCATGGAGAGTTCACCGCAGCAGACATTGAGATCCCGTACCCGCATGTGGATGTCGCGTTCAGGAGCACAGAAAGGAACACAGAAGGCGGGGACAAGATATCATCCGGGATCTAAAGGGCCGGATACACATTATCCGTAACAATCAACAAAAAAGGGTTATTGTTCAGAATATGCCCGAATCCGGTCACCAACATTCTGCTCCAGGTTCCGGTACCAGAATGCATAATCATAGCGGTGATAGACCCCTTCGGAGTATGGTCCGATGTCGAGCTCTTCGCCCTCGGGGATGGTCGTGGTGAGTGCCCCGGACGTCAGGTTAATCCGGGCGTCACAGTAGGTGTCCACTTCACGCAGGAATTCACCGGTCGAATCGTTATAGAACCGTGCACCCAGGTTTTCCGATGCTGGAGCATAGGTATCATCCGTCTTCCAGTTCAGGGGATTGATGCAGTGTGCCCCGGCCATGAGCATGGGGCCGCCAAGGGATGTTGGCGACTGGGTGTTGTAGGTGACAACAACTCCCGTATCATCCGCCCGCTCTGCTGCAGTCAGGTTTGCTGCTGCCAGATCGGCATCCGTTACGGTGTATCCGATGAGGTAGGCGGCAACCATCCGGCTGCGGAGCTCTTCGTCATCCCCGAACCGGTTTTTGATCAGCTCGATTAATGCCATCGTCCCCTGGCTGTGCCCGGCGATAATGAACGGGCGGCCGTCGTTGAGATTGGTGATGTAATACTCGAAGGCGTCCTGCACATCGGCGGCACCCTGTTTGAACTCCGGCGTATCGGTTGCAAGGCCGCTCTCAGTCATTTTAACCTGTGTTGTCATCTGCCGGTAATACGGCGCAAACACATTGGCATGTGGTTCATACACACTTGCCTGTGCGTCGAATATGCCCTGTGCCAGCGCCCGCTCTGCATCACTGGTGATATCCATGCGGCCGGTTGCATTGGCACTGACGGTCGGGTAAACATAAAAGACATCGACATCTTTCTGCACGGACGGCAGGGAGAGCCAGTTGTACGGGTCATTGTAATCCGGATTCAGGTCGGGATCGATACCAGCAGGCCGGACTGCATCTTCGTTTGGCAGGGAGGACGATTCTCCATTCAGGCAACCGCAGGTAAGAATAAAACAGACCCCCACCATTGCAATGAGTGAGACCAGAAAATGTGAATGTTTAATCATCAGAACTTCTCCAGAGAGGATAACCCGGTATTCGCTGCGTATGCAGCACGATTGTATCCAAATAACACTTGGATGGGAACATCAAAAAAGATCCCATTTGCGATGGGTGCATCAAAACGAAAACAATTCGGGATTATAGCAAATTCCAATCCATCCAAACCATAATTTCATTCTCAAACCCGGCAAAGCTCTGTCAAAAGCCTTCAGTGCATCTCCGCCCGGCGTCTGTCAGTGAGTAGATGATCCAGTTTCCCTGCGGTTCACCCTCGATGAGCCCTGCCTTCCTGAGCACGTTCAGGTGATAGGAAAGCTTTGAGTCGGCAATGCCAATCACCTGCTTAATGACACAGACACAGAGGGGCTGTGTCGAGAGCAGCGAAAGTATCTTCAGCCGGACGGGGTCTGCGCAGGCCCGGTGAACCGCACACAGACAGGCCAGGCGATCTGGATCCGGGAGGTGTGCCTGCATTGCCCTGACACCGCCGCAGGCGATGAGGGCTTCTTCCACCTCCTCAGGCAGTCCATGTCCATCCCTTCCCCTTCCTTCCGGAGAGGACAGGCAGCAATTCTTCCGGTTCACAGGCATCTGACATACTGTACCCGGTTCCGGCAATAAGAATTATGCCTGACAGGCAGGGGGACAGAGCATGGCAGAGGGGATTACCGCCGGTCATCGATTATACCCCGGTCTTTATGCCGGAGAGATGTCCGGCCCTACCACAGATGATGCCCGGATACGGGGAGGGGCAGACGATGGCATCCATATGCAGGAGAGTGCGAGATCTGATCTCATTCTCCACACCAATTTCAAAATATGTTGAAATACGAACCATTATTTGTCAGCTCCTGCCATACCTGTTCAAATAATAGTGAAACATCAGGAGTGATTCCAGACCTATGCCGGAAAAAAATCAGAAGCCAACAAAATACGGATTTGCAGACATACTAAAAAAGGCAATGCTGGGCTGTGCCGGCGAGTGCGGTGACGGGTGCAGCTGCTGTTCCAATGAAATCAGAGTCGTCCCGAAAGAGGATGCGGAGACAGAAGAAAAGGACTGAAAAGAGAAACAGGCATCATAGCCGGTTCTGACGGTGGGCCTGCCGGAACGGTCCCGATCACCCCATCCACAGGAAAAAAGCGGTATATTCCATAGGACATACATGACCAACCCACAGAATCAAGAAAAATCCTCATGCTGCTCATGCACAGACAGGGGCAATGCATCAGATTGCTGCTGCAGTATTCCCGCAGGCACAAAAGCGGCAATCGGCACAGCCACCAGTAGCGTCACTTTGCAAAACCGGCTCGATCACGTCCGTGCACGGCTGGGTGTGAACCGGATGGGGCACCGTGTCGAACCGGGACTGTACTGCCTTGGTGCACCGGATGCCGATTCCCCGGTCTTTGCCTCGGCCAACTACACCCTCAGTTTTGACGCACTGCGCTCTGCAGTGGCCGGTGTTGACTGCTACATCCTCGTGCTGGACACCAACGGAATCAACGTCTGGTGTGCGGCAGGGAAAGGCACATTCGGTACCGATGAACTGGTGCGCCGCATCGAATCCACCGGACTTCCGGGGATTGTCCGGCACCGGAAAATTATCCTGCCCCAGCTGGGGGCCCCCGGTGTCTCGTGGCCGGAGGTCATGCGACGGACGCACTTCAAAGTGGTATACGGGCCGGTGAGGGCCGCTGATCTCCCCGAATACCTGAGAAACGGTACGGCGACACCGGCCATGCGGAAAGTGCAGTTTCCATTGCGGGACCGTCTCGTACTAACCCCGGTGGAGTTTGTTCATGTCGCCCTCCCGGCGCTGGCTGCAGCAGTCATCCTGTATTTTCTGGCAGGCAGTGCTGCATCCCTTGCCGCAGTTGCTGCTGTAGTTGCGGGGACCGTATTGTTCCCGGCATTGCTCCCGTTCATCCCCACCCATGACTTCAGCACAAAAGGGCTCATTCTCGGGGGTGTTGTCGCCGTTCCGTTCGCGGCATTTTTTGCAACTGTCCCCCCGCTTCCCTTCTGGGCGAATGCAGCGGCGGCAGGTGCCGCCCTCCTCATCATTCCGGCAGTGACCGCATATCTGGCCCTCAACTTCACCGGCTGCACCACATTTGCCTCACGCTCGGGAGTGAAAAAAGAGATCTTCCGGTACGTACCGGTGATGGCCTGCATGGCCGGTGCAGGCATCATTCTTGGCATCATTCTCGGCATAAGCCGGCTTTTCGGAGTGATCTGAATGTTCGACTCATATACCGAAAACACCCTCCGGTATAATCAGGAGCGGTGCATCAACTGCGGGATGTGCAGTGCAGTCTGCCCCCATGGTGTGTTTACCCCCGGCGGTACCGCAGCCGTGCCTGCCGCCCCTTCTTCCTGCATGGAGTGCGGAGCCTGTGCCCTGAACTGCCCGGTTCAGGCAATCAGTGTGGAGAGTGGTGTCGGGTGTGCATGGGCGATGATCTCCGCCGCACTGAGGGGAAAGGACATGGACAGCGGCACATGCGGGTGCGGGGGAGCGGCAGGTTCGTGCTGCGGTTCTGATACAAAGGAGCCGTCCTGCTGCGATAAGAAGTAATATCCACCCCGGAATGCAGGGGGCGAATGATTCCCCTATGATGCCGGCATATAGGGACAATTATCTCCGACGGGAGGGGGCCCTGCCCGCACAGCACAGGAGGTATTCACCTGCGTGCGGGGGGAGAAACCGCACCGGGCCAATCCCCTCCAATGGCGGGCAGCAGTCATACCAAACGCCGGCAATTCTTAGCACAATAAGAATATGCAGACACCTGAAGACCGGCAATCACCATTTTTGCGCCCAAATATGCCCCTGCCGGAAATATGCAGAATTTCCAGCTATTTTTTCAAAATAATCAATAATACCGGATAATCTTCACATGTTAAAAGAGACCACAGAGATCACAATACCTCCCAATATTTAATATATAGTGGTGGAAGCAACCTTCCATCATCTTTTTATAGACAAATTCAGACTCTCTATTGCAACAGAGTAGGGAGAAACAATGCGACAGACTGCAATCAACTGCACAGAACGCACGGGGAAGCCGACAACGACCCGAAACGTAACCGCGGCCATCTCAGCAGCATGCAGATGGACTCCGCCGGCATGGTGCGAAGACAGTGCCATGGAAACGGCACACAGCAAAGAGAACAATACCATCCGAAAAACGTGCACCCACAGGGTGTTTGAGACGTATCAGACCTGGCAGACAACATCGGAAACCGCCAGGCGACACCCAGGATTCGAAGCACAGAAAACAGCATCCACAGGAGATGCCCGATACCAGGGCATCCCTGCAGCAAACTGAGACATCAGAGGAAGATAAAATGGCACGACAGATAGCAATTTACGGAAAGGGCGGCATCGGCAAGTCAACGACGACACAGAACACCGTTGCGGCACTGGCCGAGGCAGGCAAGAAGATCATGGTAGTGGGATGTGATCCCAAGGCAGACTCCACACGACTTCTGCTCCACGGATTATGCCAGAAGACTGTTCTGGACACACTCCGCGACGAGGGGGACGACATCGAACTTGACGAGATCCTCAAGCCCGGATACAGGGAAACACTCTGCGTTGAGTCCGGAGGACCGGAGCCCGGTGTCGGGTGTGCAGGACGAGGCATCATCACCTCCATCAATCTGCTGGAATCACTCGGAGCATACACTGAAGAACTCGATTACGTCTTCTACGACGTGCTGGGTGACGTTGTCTGCGGTGGTTTCGCGATGCCAATCCGTGAAGGAAAGGCAGAAGAGATCTATATCGTGGCATCAGGCGAACTGATGGCACTCTATGCGGCAAACAACATTTCGAAGGGTATCCAGAAGTATGCCCAGAACGGCAAGGTCCGTCTCGGCGGCATCATCTGCAACAGCCGGAAGGTGGACAATGAACACGCCCTCCTGCAGGCGTTCGCCGAAGAGCTGGGCTCACAGCTGATCTACTTCGTCCCGCGTGACAACCTCGTGCAGCGGGCCGAGATCAATAAGAAGACAGTTGTGGATTTCGATCCGGAATCCGGCCAGGCAAGCGAATACCGTAATCTTGCACAGGCAATCGATCAGAACAGGATGTTTGTCATCCCGAAGCCGATGACACAGGACCGCCTGGAGGAACTGATGATGGAGCACGGCTTCCTGGGGCTCTGACTGCCCTGAAGATACACATACAGGACGTGAGAAAGATGTTATTTGTAAGAGCGATAGTCAGGCCTGAAAAGAAGGATGAGGTACTCGAACACCTCTCTGCCGGAGGATTCCATGCAGCAACCGTTGTCGATGTGGTCGGCCGTGGAAAACAGAAGGGTATCAGAATGGGAGACGTCTACTACGACGAGATCCCCAAGACCCTCATTCTTGTCGCAATCGAAAACAAGGACAAGGACAAAATCATCGATATCATCCTCAAAACCGGAAAGACAGGCACCAACGGCAACTTTGGTGACGGGAAAATATTCATCAGCCCCGTAGAAGAGGCCTACACGATCTCAAAGGGTTCAAAGGGTCTTTGAGCATGAGGTGCTGAAATGAAGGAAATTCTGGCCATCGTGCGGATGAAGAAGACCGGTGCGACAAAGCGTGCCCTCATAGAGGCAGGCGTCGCCGGGTTTACCGCAGTAAAGGTCTCCGGCAGGGGAAAACTGGTACACGACAACGCCGTCATCATGCCATGCAAGGAGAAGCTGATGCAGATGGCACCCAATGATGTCATCGATGAGCAGGAATCCGAGGAGCAGATCGTCACATTCCTTGACGACACACGGATGTTTCCCCGGAGACTGTTCACGATCCTTGCCCATGACGAGGACGTACCCAGGATCGTGGATGCGATTATCAGGGTCAATCGCACCGAACGCGGTGCAGGCGACGGAAAAATATTCGTAACCCCCGTAGCCGACGCAGTCCGTGTCCGCACGGGTGAATCGGGAGATGCTGCCATCTGGTAGGCGAAAAGGAGTATACAAAAAATGACAGCTACCGATCTGAATGTCGACGATATCATGGCACCATACCCGGACAAGGTGATAAAGAACCGGAAAAAGCATATCGTCACAAAGACTGCACAGGCCGGCTCTTGCCCCCAGATAGAGGCAAATACACGAACCGTTCCCGGTATTATCTCGCAGCGCGGCTGCTGCTATGCAGGGTGCAAGGGTGTTGTGGTAGGACCGATTAAGGATATGATCACGATCACCCACGGCCCGATAGGATGCGGCTACTACAGCTGGGGAACACGGAGAAACAAGGCACGGGCCGATGACAGGACACCACCGGAGCAGATCTATTCGGCGATGTGCTTCTCGACCGATATGCAGGAGAGCGACATCGTCTTCGGCGGCGAGAAGAAGCTTGCGAAGATGATCGACGAGGTCGTTGAGATATTTCACCCGAGAGCCATCAACATCTGCTCCACATGCCCGATTGGGCTTATCGGTGACGACCTTGGCGCCGTTTCAAAGGCGGCCGAGGAGAAGCACGGAATCCAGGTCATCCATTACAACTGTGAGGGATATAAGGGAGTCAGCCAGTCGGCGGGCCACCATATCGCAAACAACCAGATCATGGAGCGGATCATCGGAACCGGCACAGACGGCCCAACCGGAGACTACATCATCAACATTCTTGGTGAGTACAACATCGGCGGGGACGGATGGGAGATTGAACGTATCCTTGAGGATATCGGATACACCGTCAACTCGATACTGACCGGCGATTCCGCCTATGTCAACATCAAAAACCTGCATACGGCCCATCTGAACCTGGTCCAGTGCCACCGTTCGATCAACTACATCGCCGAGATGATGGAGACAAAATACGGCACCCCCTGGCTGAAGGTGAACTTCATCGGCGTTGAAGCGACGATCGCGACCCTCAGGGACATGGCCCAGTGCTTTGGCAACGAGGATCTGATTGCACAGACAGAAGTCGTTATCGAACGCGAACTGGCTGCAATCACTCCGGAGCTGGAGCGCTACCGCAGCATCTGTGAAGGAAAGACTGCCTTTGCATTCGTCGGAGGGTCCCGCAGCCACCACTACCAGTACCTGCTGAAGGACCTCGGGATGGAGGTCATTGTTGCAGGCTACGAGTTTGCCCACCGCGACGACTATGAAGGGCGTGACGTGATTC
This window harbors:
- the nifD gene encoding nitrogenase molybdenum-iron protein alpha chain; translated protein: MTATDLNVDDIMAPYPDKVIKNRKKHIVTKTAQAGSCPQIEANTRTVPGIISQRGCCYAGCKGVVVGPIKDMITITHGPIGCGYYSWGTRRNKARADDRTPPEQIYSAMCFSTDMQESDIVFGGEKKLAKMIDEVVEIFHPRAINICSTCPIGLIGDDLGAVSKAAEEKHGIQVIHYNCEGYKGVSQSAGHHIANNQIMERIIGTGTDGPTGDYIINILGEYNIGGDGWEIERILEDIGYTVNSILTGDSAYVNIKNLHTAHLNLVQCHRSINYIAEMMETKYGTPWLKVNFIGVEATIATLRDMAQCFGNEDLIAQTEVVIERELAAITPELERYRSICEGKTAFAFVGGSRSHHYQYLLKDLGMEVIVAGYEFAHRDDYEGRDVIPTIRSDADSKNIPELNIEPDPEMYEEPNLHLNMSREKYNELVESGRLASYAGMYPDMPDGSIMIDDPNHYETEELIGIFHPDLIFSGVRDKYISHKMGVPSKQLHSYDYSGPYAGFRGAIIFAQDVANALSVPAWKMITPPWEKSETQGSE
- a CDS encoding mechanosensitive ion channel; protein product: MQIFTENTGIPAGASLLDGPLNITPEALLFAILTLVIGYIIAKVLVRWIKRVLKKQGHLTEVAAGLLGRIISILLYIIVILIAASFLGVDVNGIVLGLSAIVGLVIAFGMKDTINNFAAGIWIASMNLFEKGEEVTIAGHWGIVQEIGIMATQITAAGSNIITIPNGKAWNDSIINYTRNPERRIDQSFGVSYESDMTEVVQIALAIARDHPKVLDTPEPKVIFSEMADSSVKFTLRCWTQTPDYYSTRADILRSLHGEFTAADIEIPYPHVDVAFRSTERNTEGGDKISSGI
- a CDS encoding P-II family nitrogen regulator, translated to MLFVRAIVRPEKKDEVLEHLSAGGFHAATVVDVVGRGKQKGIRMGDVYYDEIPKTLILVAIENKDKDKIIDIILKTGKTGTNGNFGDGKIFISPVEEAYTISKGSKGL
- a CDS encoding metalloregulator ArsR/SmtB family transcription factor, whose product is MPVNRKNCCLSSPEGRGRDGHGLPEEVEEALIACGGVRAMQAHLPDPDRLACLCAVHRACADPVRLKILSLLSTQPLCVCVIKQVIGIADSKLSYHLNVLRKAGLIEGEPQGNWIIYSLTDAGRRCTEGF
- a CDS encoding DUF3089 domain-containing protein, which encodes MIKHSHFLVSLIAMVGVCFILTCGCLNGESSSLPNEDAVRPAGIDPDLNPDYNDPYNWLSLPSVQKDVDVFYVYPTVSANATGRMDITSDAERALAQGIFDAQASVYEPHANVFAPYYRQMTTQVKMTESGLATDTPEFKQGAADVQDAFEYYITNLNDGRPFIIAGHSQGTMALIELIKNRFGDDEELRSRMVAAYLIGYTVTDADLAAANLTAAERADDTGVVVTYNTQSPTSLGGPMLMAGAHCINPLNWKTDDTYAPASENLGARFYNDSTGEFLREVDTYCDARINLTSGALTTTIPEGEELDIGPYSEGVYHRYDYAFWYRNLEQNVGDRIRAYSEQ
- the hgcB gene encoding mercury methylation ferredoxin HgcB, whose translation is MFDSYTENTLRYNQERCINCGMCSAVCPHGVFTPGGTAAVPAAPSSCMECGACALNCPVQAISVESGVGCAWAMISAALRGKDMDSGTCGCGGAAGSCCGSDTKEPSCCDKK
- a CDS encoding P-II family nitrogen regulator, whose amino-acid sequence is MKEILAIVRMKKTGATKRALIEAGVAGFTAVKVSGRGKLVHDNAVIMPCKEKLMQMAPNDVIDEQESEEQIVTFLDDTRMFPRRLFTILAHDEDVPRIVDAIIRVNRTERGAGDGKIFVTPVADAVRVRTGESGDAAIW
- the hgcA gene encoding mercury methylation corrinoid protein HgcA, encoding MTNPQNQEKSSCCSCTDRGNASDCCCSIPAGTKAAIGTATSSVTLQNRLDHVRARLGVNRMGHRVEPGLYCLGAPDADSPVFASANYTLSFDALRSAVAGVDCYILVLDTNGINVWCAAGKGTFGTDELVRRIESTGLPGIVRHRKIILPQLGAPGVSWPEVMRRTHFKVVYGPVRAADLPEYLRNGTATPAMRKVQFPLRDRLVLTPVEFVHVALPALAAAVILYFLAGSAASLAAVAAVVAGTVLFPALLPFIPTHDFSTKGLILGGVVAVPFAAFFATVPPLPFWANAAAAGAALLIIPAVTAYLALNFTGCTTFASRSGVKKEIFRYVPVMACMAGAGIILGIILGISRLFGVI
- the nifH gene encoding nitrogenase iron protein, whose protein sequence is MARQIAIYGKGGIGKSTTTQNTVAALAEAGKKIMVVGCDPKADSTRLLLHGLCQKTVLDTLRDEGDDIELDEILKPGYRETLCVESGGPEPGVGCAGRGIITSINLLESLGAYTEELDYVFYDVLGDVVCGGFAMPIREGKAEEIYIVASGELMALYAANNISKGIQKYAQNGKVRLGGIICNSRKVDNEHALLQAFAEELGSQLIYFVPRDNLVQRAEINKKTVVDFDPESGQASEYRNLAQAIDQNRMFVIPKPMTQDRLEELMMEHGFLGL